The following coding sequences are from one Streptomyces sp. NBC_01485 window:
- a CDS encoding VWA domain-containing protein → MLEAVPDDNRRQVLYWRLLARLFDPEEQPGLESASLAVVEDIGLPPALLDPQTAVDSIVQRHPELAAELEGLMVPETKTDTDSPADDDDDDDGDARDRAAEVRRAALVSKVLLNVFATGSGAVGAGQLARWQSDAGWLERALGCRPGELRGGRGPTADAGGPGPAIGPELGAIEADLVRRMHLREVLADPELAARLTPSMSLIEQLLRDKNNLSGVALANAKALIRRFVDEVAEVLRTQVEKATVGAIDRSIPPKRVYRNLDLDRTIWKNLTNYSPEEERLYVDRLYYRHTARRTTPQRLIVVVDQSGSMVDSMVNCTILASIFAGLPKVDVHLIAYDTRAIDLTPWVNEPFEVLLRTKLGGGNDGPVAMAMARPKIAEPKNTAMVWISDFYEFGRSQPLFEGIEEVHRSGVKFIPVGSVTSSGRQEVNPWFRERFKTLGTPVISGHINKLVHELKTFLT, encoded by the coding sequence ATGCTTGAGGCAGTCCCCGACGACAACCGCCGACAGGTCCTCTACTGGCGGCTGCTGGCCCGCCTCTTCGACCCCGAGGAGCAGCCCGGCCTGGAATCGGCGAGCCTCGCCGTCGTCGAGGACATCGGCCTGCCGCCCGCCCTGCTGGACCCGCAGACCGCCGTCGACTCCATCGTGCAACGCCACCCCGAACTGGCGGCGGAATTAGAGGGGTTGATGGTCCCCGAGACCAAGACCGACACCGACAGTCCGGCTGACGATGACGATGACGATGACGGCGACGCGCGGGATCGTGCGGCGGAGGTGCGACGCGCGGCGCTCGTGTCCAAGGTGCTGCTGAACGTCTTCGCCACCGGCTCCGGAGCCGTCGGCGCCGGGCAGTTGGCCCGCTGGCAGAGCGACGCCGGCTGGCTGGAGCGCGCGCTCGGCTGCCGGCCGGGTGAGCTGCGCGGCGGTCGGGGCCCGACCGCCGACGCCGGCGGACCCGGCCCCGCCATCGGCCCGGAACTCGGCGCCATCGAGGCGGACCTCGTCCGGCGCATGCACCTGCGCGAAGTGCTCGCCGACCCCGAGCTCGCCGCACGGCTCACCCCGAGCATGTCGCTCATCGAACAGCTGCTGCGCGACAAGAACAACCTCTCCGGTGTCGCCCTGGCCAACGCCAAGGCCCTGATCCGCCGTTTCGTCGACGAGGTCGCCGAAGTGCTGCGCACCCAGGTGGAGAAGGCCACGGTCGGCGCGATCGACCGCTCGATCCCGCCCAAGCGCGTGTACCGCAACCTCGACCTCGACCGGACCATCTGGAAGAACCTCACCAACTACAGCCCCGAAGAGGAACGCCTCTACGTCGACCGCCTCTACTACCGCCACACCGCCCGCAGGACGACACCGCAGCGGCTGATCGTGGTCGTGGACCAGTCGGGCTCGATGGTCGACTCCATGGTCAACTGCACCATCCTGGCCTCGATCTTCGCCGGCCTGCCGAAGGTGGACGTCCACCTGATCGCGTACGACACCCGCGCGATCGACCTCACCCCCTGGGTGAACGAGCCGTTCGAGGTGCTGCTGCGCACCAAGCTGGGCGGGGGCAACGACGGTCCGGTCGCCATGGCCATGGCCCGGCCGAAGATCGCCGAGCCCAAGAACACCGCGATGGTGTGGATCTCGGACTTCTACGAGTTCGGCCGATCGCAGCCGTTGTTCGAGGGCATCGAGGAAGTCCACCGCTCCGGCGTGAAGTTCATCCCGGTCGGCTCGGTGACCAGCTCCGGGCGGCAGGAGGTCAACCCCTGGTTCCGGGAGCGGTTCAAGACCCTCGGCACACCGGTGATCTCCGGTCACATCAACAAGCTCGTCCACGAACTCAAGACGTTCCTCACCTGA